The Acetivibrio saccincola genome window below encodes:
- a CDS encoding transposase family protein, which translates to MDEFIKQLDPNLDYISHEIKDGKCYITVTSNRKEVTCPFCGWPSSRIHSTYNRTFQDLPVQGNKVFIIIRNRKFFCDNSDCNHTTFAERFDFISYKAKKTRRLEDEIVRLSINCSSITASKILKENVVDIGKSTVCNLLKKKKHR; encoded by the coding sequence ATGGATGAATTTATTAAACAATTAGACCCAAACTTAGACTATATTAGTCATGAAATAAAAGATGGCAAATGCTATATAACAGTAACTTCCAATCGAAAAGAAGTAACATGCCCATTTTGTGGCTGGCCATCATCCAGAATACATTCCACATATAACAGAACCTTTCAGGACCTTCCAGTACAAGGTAATAAGGTATTTATTATTATACGTAACAGAAAATTTTTTTGTGATAATTCTGATTGTAATCATACTACCTTTGCAGAAAGGTTTGATTTTATCTCCTATAAAGCGAAGAAAACCCGCCGTCTTGAGGATGAAATTGTGCGACTATCAATAAATTGCAGTTCCATTACAGCATCAAAAATACTAAAGGAAAATGTTGTGGATATTGGTAAAAGTACAGTTTGTAATCTTTTAAAAAAAAAGAAACACCGGTAA
- a CDS encoding transposase, with translation MKKRRSYGTIMVDIFTHQILDMIDSRDYETVCEWLKSYPNLRIISRDGSVTYNNAITGAHPEALQISDRFHLLKNLTSYVTEYLKKRLKPQVSIQSVSQEIKEVETIKQANENRKLTLKEKYEKIKQLSLEGRCKTEICRSLNMDIRAYDKLIAMTPEEREKLFQTKNMIIHEEKVKQKMERINEVRELKRIGLSNIEISRRTGLDRKTVRRYLDENFNPVHASYGKKRNGKLTPYIKTIDEYLERGMMGSYIVEKIHEMGYDGSSSTVRHYMTDWKKRRKKYYDRSREDGTKTEIIKRENIFKLLYHPIEKVKIISEKQFEMICKEYPFFEKIYKITWEFKDMLTNKNIEAFDKWIERAKNLNIPEINSFINGVERDMEAVRNAIKYEYSNGLVEGCINKLKVIKRIMYGRCSFETLKTKILQLEKMRLFN, from the coding sequence ATTAAAAAGCGTAGAAGCTATGGAACAATTATGGTAGACATTTTTACGCATCAAATACTTGATATGATTGACTCAAGGGATTATGAGACTGTTTGTGAGTGGTTAAAATCATATCCAAATCTTCGTATAATATCAAGAGATGGGTCTGTCACCTATAATAATGCAATTACAGGTGCACACCCGGAAGCTTTACAAATAAGTGACCGTTTTCATTTGCTAAAGAATTTGACTTCCTATGTAACAGAGTATCTAAAAAAGAGATTAAAACCGCAAGTTTCAATACAATCTGTCAGTCAGGAAATTAAAGAGGTAGAAACAATAAAACAGGCGAATGAGAACAGAAAACTCACATTGAAAGAAAAATATGAAAAGATAAAACAACTTTCATTAGAAGGAAGATGTAAGACAGAAATTTGCCGAAGCTTAAATATGGATATACGAGCTTATGATAAATTAATAGCAATGACCCCTGAAGAAAGGGAAAAGTTGTTCCAGACAAAAAATATGATCATACATGAAGAAAAAGTAAAGCAAAAAATGGAACGTATAAATGAGGTGCGGGAGTTAAAGAGAATAGGTTTGAGTAATATAGAGATATCCAGACGTACCGGACTTGATAGAAAAACAGTTAGAAGATATCTTGATGAAAACTTTAATCCGGTTCATGCTTCCTATGGCAAAAAGAGAAATGGGAAACTGACACCATATATAAAAACGATTGACGAATACCTTGAGAGAGGAATGATGGGTTCATATATTGTGGAAAAGATACATGAAATGGGATATGATGGTTCGTCATCAACTGTGCGGCATTATATGACAGACTGGAAGAAACGGAGAAAAAAATATTACGATAGAAGTAGAGAAGATGGGACAAAAACAGAAATAATAAAAAGAGAAAATATATTTAAGCTATTGTACCACCCAATAGAAAAAGTAAAAATAATCAGTGAGAAACAATTTGAAATGATATGCAAAGAATATCCGTTTTTTGAAAAAATATATAAAATAACATGGGAATTTAAGGATATGCTAACTAATAAAAATATTGAAGCCTTCGATAAATGGATAGAGCGGGCTAAAAATCTAAACATACCGGAAATAAACAGTTTTATAAATGGAGTTGAACGAGATATGGAGGCTGTAAGGAATGCGATAAAATATGAATATAGTAATGGGCTTGTAGAAGGGTGTATTAATAAACTAAAGGTAATAAAACGAATTATGTATGGCCGTTGTAGTTTTGAAACATTAAAAACCAAAATTCTCCAGCTTGAAAAAATGAGGTTATTCAACTAA
- the istB gene encoding IS21-like element helper ATPase IstB gives MLEYDIASCCKRLRLSKNIVEMSVKIQADSHQEYLLKLLQAEITHREKARRDKLLKKAGFYTIKTFESFRFDEVTLPSGVTPEYLKECEFIANKTNIVMYGNVGTGKTHLSIALGVEACKKGLEVRFFRTSALVNKLAEQKKAGSLSAFLKTLNKADLLICDEWGYVPLDRVGAQLLFEVISECYERKSVIINTNIEFSRWVNVFYDEQMTGAIIDRLLHHCHLLLFPGQSNRLRESALNI, from the coding sequence ATGTTAGAGTATGATATTGCTTCTTGCTGTAAGAGGCTTCGTTTAAGCAAAAACATCGTGGAAATGTCGGTGAAGATCCAGGCAGACAGCCATCAGGAGTATCTGCTTAAACTTCTTCAAGCGGAGATAACACACCGTGAAAAAGCAAGGAGGGATAAGTTGCTAAAAAAGGCTGGTTTTTATACCATAAAGACCTTTGAAAGCTTTAGGTTTGATGAAGTAACTCTTCCCAGCGGTGTTACTCCGGAATACCTTAAAGAATGTGAATTTATCGCAAACAAGACCAACATTGTCATGTATGGCAACGTTGGAACCGGGAAGACGCATCTTTCCATAGCCTTAGGAGTGGAAGCGTGTAAGAAGGGTTTAGAGGTTAGGTTTTTCAGGACATCAGCCCTTGTGAACAAGTTGGCGGAGCAAAAGAAAGCCGGGAGTTTATCTGCTTTTCTAAAAACACTTAATAAGGCCGATCTATTGATCTGTGATGAGTGGGGTTATGTCCCTCTTGACCGTGTAGGTGCGCAGCTTTTGTTTGAAGTAATATCAGAGTGTTATGAGCGTAAATCGGTAATTATCAATACCAATATAGAGTTTTCAAGATGGGTAAATGTGTTCTATGACGAGCAGATGACTGGAGCTATCATCGACCGGCTACTCCACCACTGCCACCTGCTGCTGTTTCCCGGTCAAAGCAACAGGCTACGGGAATCAGCACTAAACATATGA
- the istA gene encoding IS21 family transposase — protein sequence MTQIKDIRKMYFEEGKNISQIARETGHDRKTVRAYLDKVDWNQKPPKVKKETAFPKLNPYKDDIDTWLNEDKKARRKQRHTAKRIYDRLVEKYGEGFNCSYRTVAGYVAVKKKEIFSAKEGFLPLKHTPGEAQADFGDADFYENGRHYRGKSLTLSFPHSNKGYTQLFKGENQECLFEGLKAIFEHIGGVPPRIWFDNASTIVAKVIKGGGRNLTDDFMRFMEHYRFEAAFCNVDAGHEKGNVENKVGYHRRNMLVPVPRFEDISEFNEELLRRCEEDAKRTHYRKNGTIEELYRDDKTALLELPKTAFDTSKYITVKTNGYGKFLLNKGLHEYSSAPKFANKYVLVRLTAFHVTVLDESYREIVRHERLYGNYKQQSMQWLPYLNLLARRPGALKYTGVYHMLPQPIKEYMEDLSKQEKGKVLRTIADLTQRSSFEKAVETIRAALSYGVTDVDSLINLHSRLHEKALQLEPVRLPEHIPNLKRYEPNFIAYDKCLGKAGVKGC from the coding sequence ATGACCCAAATCAAGGATATCAGAAAAATGTATTTTGAGGAAGGGAAAAATATCAGCCAGATAGCCAGAGAAACCGGCCATGATCGCAAAACGGTGAGAGCATATCTTGACAAAGTGGACTGGAACCAGAAGCCACCGAAAGTGAAGAAGGAAACAGCCTTTCCGAAACTTAATCCATACAAGGATGACATTGACACATGGCTAAACGAGGATAAAAAGGCCAGGCGCAAGCAAAGACACACAGCAAAACGAATATACGACCGGCTGGTGGAAAAGTACGGAGAAGGCTTCAACTGTTCCTACAGGACTGTAGCGGGATATGTAGCTGTAAAGAAAAAAGAGATATTCAGCGCAAAAGAAGGATTTCTGCCATTAAAGCATACACCTGGTGAGGCTCAGGCAGACTTTGGCGATGCTGACTTTTATGAAAATGGCAGGCACTACAGAGGGAAAAGTCTGACTTTATCATTTCCACACAGCAACAAGGGATATACTCAGCTATTCAAAGGAGAGAACCAAGAATGCCTGTTCGAGGGTTTGAAGGCAATATTTGAGCACATAGGAGGAGTGCCGCCAAGGATATGGTTTGATAATGCCAGCACCATAGTAGCTAAGGTAATAAAAGGCGGAGGCAGGAATCTGACAGATGACTTCATGCGTTTCATGGAACATTACCGTTTCGAAGCGGCCTTCTGTAATGTAGATGCCGGACATGAAAAAGGCAATGTGGAGAACAAGGTTGGCTATCATAGGAGAAACATGCTGGTACCGGTACCACGTTTTGAAGACATCAGTGAATTCAATGAAGAACTCCTGAGAAGGTGTGAAGAAGATGCCAAAAGGACGCATTACCGAAAGAACGGGACGATCGAAGAGCTATACAGAGACGATAAAACAGCCCTTCTGGAACTGCCCAAAACAGCTTTTGATACAAGCAAATACATAACAGTGAAGACAAACGGATATGGCAAATTTTTGCTCAACAAAGGCCTGCACGAATATTCCTCAGCGCCTAAATTCGCAAACAAATATGTACTGGTCAGGCTGACTGCCTTTCATGTAACAGTGCTTGATGAAAGCTATCGGGAGATAGTGCGTCATGAAAGGCTCTACGGTAACTATAAGCAACAAAGCATGCAGTGGTTGCCGTATCTTAATCTGTTGGCACGAAGGCCGGGCGCGTTGAAATACACAGGTGTTTATCATATGTTGCCGCAGCCCATAAAAGAGTATATGGAGGATTTAAGCAAGCAAGAAAAAGGGAAAGTGTTAAGAACAATTGCCGACCTGACACAAAGGAGCAGCTTTGAAAAAGCGGTTGAGACCATTCGTGCTGCACTATCCTATGGAGTTACTGATGTAGATAGTTTAATAAATCTACACAGCCGGCTGCATGAAAAAGCACTGCAGCTTGAACCAGTGCGTCTGCCTGAACATATACCAAATCTAAAAAGGTACGAGCCTAACTTTATAGCCTATGACAAATGTCTTGGGAAGGCAGGTGTAAAGGGATGTTAG
- a CDS encoding VanZ family protein has protein sequence MKRKILSWVLVVLWMALIFYLSHQPAIESNRLSTGITEKIVVMVEKVAPDIKFNMGRFNHIIRKSAHFFAYLVLGILMINGLSSSDIYGFKGIGLAILICILYAISDEVHQLFVTGRGGQVKDVMIDSAGAVIGILGYKWLSSIGRIYYRKVE, from the coding sequence ATGAAAAGAAAAATACTTTCTTGGGTATTAGTGGTACTTTGGATGGCTTTGATATTTTATCTATCACATCAACCAGCTATTGAATCTAATAGATTGAGTACAGGAATAACTGAAAAAATAGTGGTAATGGTAGAAAAAGTTGCTCCTGATATTAAGTTTAACATGGGAAGATTCAATCATATAATACGAAAGAGTGCACATTTTTTCGCCTATTTAGTTCTTGGGATTCTAATGATAAATGGGTTAAGCAGTAGTGATATATATGGATTTAAAGGTATTGGCTTAGCGATACTAATATGCATACTATATGCTATTAGTGATGAGGTGCATCAGTTATTTGTCACTGGAAGAGGTGGACAGGTTAAGGATGTAATGATTGATAGTGCTGGGGCTGTTATTGGGATATTAGGGTATAAATGGCTCAGTAGTATTGGAAGAATTTATTACAGAAAAGTTGAATAA
- the galE gene encoding UDP-glucose 4-epimerase GalE, with protein sequence MSILITGGAGYIGSHTCVELLNTGYDVVVVDNLSNSKPESLKRIQEITGKSLKFYNVDILNKEKLEEVFNENEIEAVIHFAGLKAVGESVELPISYYHNNITGTLILCEVMKKHNVKKIVFSSSATVYGMNNKSPLTEDLPLSATNPYGWTKLMIEQILRDIYISDKEWSVSILRYFNPIGAHESGKIGEDPNGIPNNLMPYITQVAIGKMDKLNIFGNDYDTHDGTGVRDYIHVVDLAKGHLKALNKILDTTGIDTYNLGTGIGYSVLDVVKSFEKATGIKIPYKITNRRPGDIAICYADPTKAYNELGWKVEKNLEDMCRDAWRWQKLNPQGY encoded by the coding sequence ATGTCTATATTAATTACAGGAGGTGCAGGTTATATTGGAAGTCATACCTGTGTAGAGTTGTTAAATACAGGTTATGATGTTGTTGTAGTGGACAACCTTTCTAATAGTAAACCTGAATCTCTAAAACGTATACAAGAAATAACGGGAAAGTCATTGAAATTCTATAATGTCGACATATTAAATAAAGAAAAACTTGAAGAAGTATTTAATGAAAATGAAATAGAAGCTGTAATTCATTTTGCTGGTCTTAAGGCTGTAGGAGAGTCAGTTGAACTTCCTATTAGCTATTATCATAACAATATTACCGGAACTCTTATACTTTGTGAAGTAATGAAAAAACACAATGTAAAAAAGATAGTATTTAGTTCTTCAGCTACTGTATATGGAATGAATAATAAATCTCCATTAACGGAAGATTTACCTCTTAGTGCAACTAATCCCTATGGCTGGACTAAACTAATGATAGAACAGATTTTAAGAGATATATATATTTCTGATAAAGAATGGAGTGTATCTATACTAAGGTATTTTAATCCTATCGGTGCTCATGAAAGTGGGAAAATAGGCGAGGACCCAAATGGTATACCTAATAATTTAATGCCCTATATTACTCAAGTTGCTATTGGTAAAATGGACAAACTTAATATCTTTGGTAATGATTATGATACTCATGATGGAACTGGAGTAAGAGACTATATTCATGTAGTAGATTTAGCTAAAGGGCATTTAAAGGCTCTTAATAAGATCTTAGATACTACAGGTATAGATACATATAACTTAGGAACAGGTATTGGTTATAGTGTTCTCGACGTAGTTAAGAGCTTTGAAAAGGCTACAGGTATTAAGATACCTTATAAAATAACAAATAGAAGACCTGGTGATATTGCTATATGTTATGCTGATCCTACTAAAGCTTATAATGAGTTAGGCTGGAAAGTAGAAAAAAACCTAGAAGATATGTGTAGGGATGCATGGAGATGGCAGAAGTTAAATCCTCAGGGATATTAA
- a CDS encoding COG2426 family protein, whose product METLLQQLLNFLSIEFTVMLTAALPIIELRGAIPVGISLGLSPIHATIIAFIGSMIPVPFILFTIRPIFNYLKATRTFKKLVNKLTDRSMNNNSGKIQKYGVWGLILIVAIPLPGTGVWSGSLIAALMDMRFKWAFPAILMGNAIAGIIIMLLSHGVVSVIS is encoded by the coding sequence AAATTTTTTATCAATAGAGTTTACAGTAATGCTAACAGCAGCATTACCTATCATAGAGCTTAGAGGAGCAATCCCAGTAGGCATATCTTTAGGATTATCTCCTATTCATGCTACTATTATAGCTTTTATAGGTAGTATGATACCTGTACCTTTTATTTTATTTACCATTAGGCCTATTTTTAATTATTTAAAGGCTACAAGAACTTTTAAAAAATTAGTAAATAAATTAACTGATAGATCTATGAATAATAATAGTGGAAAGATACAGAAATATGGTGTATGGGGACTTATACTTATAGTAGCTATACCTCTTCCAGGAACAGGAGTATGGAGCGGAAGCTTAATTGCAGCATTGATGGATATGAGATTTAAATGGGCTTTTCCTGCAATACTTATGGGTAATGCAATAGCTGGTATTATAATAATGTTATTAAGTCATGGAGTAGTTAGTGTAATTTCTTAA